A genome region from Acidimicrobiales bacterium includes the following:
- the hemC gene encoding hydroxymethylbilane synthase, whose protein sequence is MSRARPALRAATRGSELARWQTDHVGELLGREIEAVVVDTSGDRRGEVPIWEIGGQGVFVKEVQAAVLDGRADVAVHSAKDLPSAPTEGLVLAAVPERDDPRDALVGSALDELPPGAVVATGSVRRRAQLAWLRPDLTFAGLRGNIATRLTKAPRYDAVVVALAALRRLGRTDRAAEAVDPALMLPQVSQGALAVECRIDDEATLAAVAAIDHPPSRLTVGAERAFLAELGGSCDLPVAAHARRLGDDELELAGMVSSLDGRLMLRQTATGSEPGALGRSLARHLLDDCGGRAVLDDLAGVGGS, encoded by the coding sequence GTGAGCAGGGCCCGTCCGGCGCTGCGGGCCGCGACCCGGGGGAGCGAGCTCGCCCGCTGGCAGACGGACCACGTCGGCGAGCTTCTCGGCCGCGAGATCGAGGCCGTCGTCGTCGACACCAGCGGAGATCGTCGAGGTGAGGTGCCGATCTGGGAGATCGGCGGGCAGGGCGTGTTCGTCAAGGAGGTGCAGGCCGCGGTGCTCGACGGTCGGGCCGACGTCGCGGTCCACTCGGCCAAGGATCTTCCGTCCGCTCCGACCGAGGGTCTCGTGCTCGCGGCGGTGCCGGAACGCGACGATCCCCGGGACGCGCTGGTGGGGTCGGCGCTCGACGAGCTCCCTCCGGGGGCCGTGGTGGCGACGGGGTCGGTGCGCCGCCGGGCCCAGCTGGCCTGGCTCCGGCCCGACCTCACGTTCGCCGGCCTGCGAGGGAACATCGCCACCCGGCTGACGAAGGCCCCTCGCTACGACGCTGTCGTGGTGGCGTTGGCTGCCCTGCGCCGGCTGGGACGTACCGACCGGGCCGCCGAGGCCGTCGATCCGGCCCTGATGCTGCCCCAGGTCTCACAGGGCGCCCTGGCCGTCGAGTGCCGGATCGACGACGAAGCCACGTTGGCCGCGGTGGCCGCCATCGACCATCCCCCGTCGAGACTGACGGTGGGGGCCGAGCGCGCCTTCCTGGCCGAGCTCGGCGGCAGCTGCGATCTGCCGGTGGCGGCCCACGCCCGGCGACTCGGCGACGACGAGCTCGAGCTGGCGGGCATGGTGTCGAGCCTCGACGGGAGACTGATGCTGCGCCAGACCGCCACCGGGTCCGAACCCGGGGCGCTGGGCCGGAGCCTGGCCCGCCACCTGCTCGACGATTGCGGCGGGCGGGCCGTCCTCGACGACCTCGCCGGGGTGGGCGGGTCGTGA